TTCCTCCCGGGCAACCTGGGGTATGCTGAGCGGTGGGAACGGCTGAAGAAGGAGGTGCCTTTGCGCGGGATTTTCAATCCGGCCGCGCTTGTCACGGCAAGGGCCGCCGCGGTTCTCGTGGCTTTGACGGGCACCGTCCTTGCCGCGGAAACCAAGCCGCCGCCGCCGGTTGCCATCGAGGACATCTATACGACGCAGGCCGTGGTGACCGGCAAAGACGAGCGCAACCGGCCGCTCGGCTTCAGGCTGTGCTTCGAAGACGTGCTGATAAAGGCTTCAGGCGACGCCACCATTCTCGGTGCGCGCGGGGTGCCGGCGCTGGTCGCGAAAGCCGCCGACTATATCGACAGCTTCTCCTATTTCGATCGCCTGCACGGGCGGGACATTCATGACGAACAGGGCAGCTACGACCGGCCGCACTTTCTGACCTGCCACTTCAATCCGGGCAAGATCGACAAGGCACTGGCCTCGCTCGGCCGCAAGACATGGAAGGGCAAGCGCCCGATCCTGACCATGATCGTCACGGTCCATGGCCCGAGCTTTGGCCGCAAGCTCAACGGCGTTCTTGCGGCCGATGGCGATTTCGATCCCGACATGCGCGAGGCGCTCAGCAACGCCGTGCAACGCTTTGGCCTGCAGGTGGTGCTACCGGCGACGGAGCCGCTGCGCGCCGCCGGTATCACGCCGAAGACGCCGGTCAAGGCGATCAGGACCAGAGCGGAGCAATTGACGTCGCTCGCGGGCGGCGACCTGCCGCTGATCGGCGATCTGAGCTGGAGCGACCAGGCGCATGGCTGGATCGTGACCTGGCAGATCGAGGCGCAGGGCCGTGCCTTCACCTGGTCGGCGCGCGGCATCAATTACGACGAAGCCTTTCGCGTGGCCGTGCGCGGTGCAATGCGCGCGCTGTCCGGCAACGGGCGGCCATAGCGCAGGATGGGCAGTTATTGGACGCAGTGGGCAGGACGGATCGACCTGATTTGGCGAGGTTCCTGATCATAAGTCGGTATCGGAGCGATCATTAAGCTATCGGTCGGGCAGTTGCCTCTCTATGGGCGGGAGGTATGATGCGGCACAAGAGAACAATAAACCCCAGGGAGACTGCGATGACGGCCATTGGCGGCTATGTCGCGCCGACCGCCAGCTCTGACGAGTTCGGCATCCACTCGCTCGACCAGTTCGTTCTCGCCGTTCCGGACGTGAACGCGGCCGACGAGTTCTATACGAATTTCGGCCTCAACATGGTGCGCAAGGGCAATACCTTGCAGCTCAAGACCTTCGGTCATGACCACGCCTGGGGCTCGGTGGTCGAAGGCAAGACCAAAGCGCTGCACCATCTCTCATTCGGCTGCTACGCCGAAGATATCGACCGCCTCAAGAAGCGCATCGAGGGCCAGGGCATCAAGCTGATCGACCCGCCGCCGGGCTTCGAGTCGAACGGCTTCTGGTTTCGCAACCACGAAGGCATCCTGATGGAAGTGAAGGTGGCGCCGAAGGTGTCGCCGGACCAGAAAGCCGTCAGCGAATGGGTCACCGTTGGTCACGGCCAGGCGGCGGCGACGACGCGCGCCGCCGCGCCGCTGGTGCGGCCGCGACGGCTGTCGCATGTGCTGATCTTCACGTCCGACGTGTTGAAGTCGATCGAGTTCTACGAACGCACGCTCGGCCTGCGGCTGTCGGACCGCGCCTCCGATCTGGTCGCCTTCATGCATGGCATCCACGGCAGCGATCATCACCTGCTGGCACTGGTGAAGTCATCGGCGCCGGGTTTCCACCATTGCTCGTGGGACATGGCGTCGATCAACGACATTGGCCTCGGCGCGGCGCGCATGCACGACAAGGGCTACCAGAAGGGCTGGGGCCTTGGCCGTCACGTGCTCGGATCGAACTACTTCCACTACATCATGGATCCGTGGGGCTCGTTCGCCGAATATTCCTGCGACATCGACTACATCTCGAAGGAAGATCGTTGGCCGTCCGCCGATCACAAGCCGGAGGATTCGTTCTATTTGTGGGGTCCCGAGGTGCCGCGCGAATTCACGATCAACCGCGAGGCGGGCGAAGCGTAACTTGCTCCCGTCATCCCCGCGAAAGCGGGGATCCAGCTCTTCTTCTAATTAGCTTCTAGTCGGGAAGCGCTGGGTCCTCCGCTTTCGCGGAGGACGACGGAGGGTGTGTTACTCCATCACCAGCTTCACTTTCTCGCCCGGCTTGAGCTTGTCGTTCGCCGAGAAGCCGTTGAGCAGCAGGAAGCGGGCGAGCTTGTGGTCGCTCGCCATGCGGTCGGCGAGCTTGTCGATGGTGTCGCCGGGTTTCACCGTGACGACGCGGATATGCAGCGGCTTCACGCCGGCGCTTTCCTTCAGGCTCATGCGGCGGAAAGTCGAGACCGATTCGCGGAAGGCACGGTCGTTCTCCGCCGTCAGGCTGCGCGCCGCGAAGATGAAGCGATAGACATCGCTGCCGA
The Pseudolabrys sp. FHR47 genome window above contains:
- a CDS encoding DUF2066 domain-containing protein, which gives rise to MRGIFNPAALVTARAAAVLVALTGTVLAAETKPPPPVAIEDIYTTQAVVTGKDERNRPLGFRLCFEDVLIKASGDATILGARGVPALVAKAADYIDSFSYFDRLHGRDIHDEQGSYDRPHFLTCHFNPGKIDKALASLGRKTWKGKRPILTMIVTVHGPSFGRKLNGVLAADGDFDPDMREALSNAVQRFGLQVVLPATEPLRAAGITPKTPVKAIRTRAEQLTSLAGGDLPLIGDLSWSDQAHGWIVTWQIEAQGRAFTWSARGINYDEAFRVAVRGAMRALSGNGRP
- a CDS encoding VOC family protein, coding for MTAIGGYVAPTASSDEFGIHSLDQFVLAVPDVNAADEFYTNFGLNMVRKGNTLQLKTFGHDHAWGSVVEGKTKALHHLSFGCYAEDIDRLKKRIEGQGIKLIDPPPGFESNGFWFRNHEGILMEVKVAPKVSPDQKAVSEWVTVGHGQAAATTRAAAPLVRPRRLSHVLIFTSDVLKSIEFYERTLGLRLSDRASDLVAFMHGIHGSDHHLLALVKSSAPGFHHCSWDMASINDIGLGAARMHDKGYQKGWGLGRHVLGSNYFHYIMDPWGSFAEYSCDIDYISKEDRWPSADHKPEDSFYLWGPEVPREFTINREAGEA